Genomic segment of Jaculus jaculus isolate mJacJac1 chromosome 6, mJacJac1.mat.Y.cur, whole genome shotgun sequence:
TTCAATGTTTATAAACTATCCAGTTTTGCCCTTGAGTTATCAAATTACTGAAAAtctcctgaaaattttctaatgtatttatttaaaaaaaaaatctgtgtatcAATGAAACCATGTGGTTCAAATGTGTGCAGTTCAAAGGCAACCTAGTCTGGGACATTTCTAAATACTGTTGGTTGATTATTTGGGACACTATTTTGTGCTTTGGGAGTTTGTACAAGAGCTTGGGAATGTAGGTCTCACAGGAATCAAAGGGTGGGCATTGGCACGATTTTATCTCTCGTTCTAGAGATTTAGAGGCAGAACCAGAAGTGGTTAGGGCAAGAGTTAAGCTATTGTTCCCTAGGCTCAGAATCAACTCTGGCACTTTCTACATAGGACAATTTGCTCAATAGATATatgcctcattttcattttctttaagctGGGAATGATGATAATAGTGCCAACTCCACGTTGTTATTGTGGAGGCCAAGTAGATACTTGGAAAACCACATAGAATGCTTGGCTCACTGCCAGCGCTCTCTCAGTATTGGCTCTGGTCATCATTCGCATTGGTATTTTCCTCAGGTATAGTACTCATGGACACAGCCAACGACAGTGCCCACAGCCCTTTCATCCTCCTGGGTTTTTCTGACCGCCCAGGTCTGGAGAAGGTCCTCTTCGTGATCATCCTGACAGCCTACATCCTGACCCTTGTGGGAAACACCACCATCATCCTGGTGTCCCGGCTGGACCCGCACCTCCGCacccccatgtacttcttcctcacACACCTGTCTCTCCTGGACCTAAGCTTCACCAGCAGCTCTATCCCACAGCTGCTCTACAACCTGGGCGGCCAGGACAAGACCATCAGCTACGCGGGCTGTGCGGTGCAGCTCTTcctgtttctgggcctgggcgGTGTGGAGTGTTTGCTGCTGGCCGTCATGGCCTATGACCGATTCGTGGCCATCTGCAGGCCCCTGCACTACATGGTGATCATGCATCCACGGCTCTGTGTGGGGTTAGTGTCTCTTGCTTGGGGCTGTGGGGTGGCCAACTCCTTGGCCATGTCTCCAGTGACCCTAAGCTTACCCCGCTGTGGACACCGCAAGGTGGACCACTTCCTCTGTGAGATGCCGGCCCTGATCAGGATGGCCTGTGTCAACACTGCTGCTGTGGAAGGCACCATCTTCGTCCTAGCAGTGGGCATAGTGTTATCCCCACTGATGTTCATCTTGGTCTCCTATGGCTACATTGTGAGGGCTGTCTTGAAAATCCGATCAGCCTCTGGAAGACAAAAGGCCTTCAACACCTGTGGCTCACACCTCACAGTGGTCTCACTGTTCTACGGAAACATCATCTACATGTACATGCAGCCTGGCAACAGCTCCTCCCAGGACCAGGGCAAGTTCCTCACCCTCTTCTACAACATCGTCACCCCACTCCTCAACCCTCTGATCTACACCCTCAGAAATAAGGAGGTGAAGGGAGCACTGAGGAGGTTGCTGAGGGGTGGCAGAGAAGTTGGGAAAGAGTAGGGGACTTCTGGTAGGGAACTTGACTGTGCGAGGACAGAAGTAAACACTGAGGTTGAGCTCCCAAGCACAAATT
This window contains:
- the LOC101616119 gene encoding olfactory receptor 2W3, which produces MDTANDSAHSPFILLGFSDRPGLEKVLFVIILTAYILTLVGNTTIILVSRLDPHLRTPMYFFLTHLSLLDLSFTSSSIPQLLYNLGGQDKTISYAGCAVQLFLFLGLGGVECLLLAVMAYDRFVAICRPLHYMVIMHPRLCVGLVSLAWGCGVANSLAMSPVTLSLPRCGHRKVDHFLCEMPALIRMACVNTAAVEGTIFVLAVGIVLSPLMFILVSYGYIVRAVLKIRSASGRQKAFNTCGSHLTVVSLFYGNIIYMYMQPGNSSSQDQGKFLTLFYNIVTPLLNPLIYTLRNKEVKGALRRLLRGGREVGKE